Proteins encoded within one genomic window of Legionella sp. PC997:
- a CDS encoding type 1 glutamine amidotransferase domain-containing protein, which yields MNSLNGLKVAILLTDGFEQVEMVEPRNALQAQGAQTFLISNKSKVQGWNHSDKGDSFEVDILLENANPNDFDALVLPGGVMNPDTLRTLPEAVEFTKKINIQQKTIAAICHGPWLLINAMAVKYKRLTSWPSVKIDLINAGGIWVDEAVVKDGNLITSRKPDDIPEFNKALIEHLNNNKKINSTKKSH from the coding sequence ATGAATTCACTTAATGGACTTAAAGTTGCTATTTTGTTGACCGATGGTTTTGAACAAGTGGAAATGGTAGAACCTAGGAACGCATTACAAGCTCAAGGAGCACAAACCTTTCTCATTTCAAACAAATCAAAAGTTCAAGGCTGGAATCATTCGGATAAAGGGGATTCTTTTGAAGTAGATATCCTCTTAGAAAATGCTAATCCCAATGATTTCGATGCATTAGTACTACCTGGAGGTGTTATGAATCCAGATACATTACGTACCTTGCCGGAGGCTGTAGAATTTACCAAAAAAATTAATATACAACAAAAAACCATTGCTGCTATTTGTCACGGACCCTGGCTTCTGATTAATGCTATGGCAGTAAAATATAAACGCCTTACCTCTTGGCCTTCTGTGAAAATTGATTTAATTAATGCAGGTGGAATATGGGTTGATGAAGCGGTAGTTAAAGACGGTAATTTAATTACGAGTAGAAAGCCTGATGATATTCCCGAGTTTAATAAAGCCCTTATAGAGCACTTAAACAATAATAAAAAAATAAATTCTACCAAGAAGTCCCATTAA
- a CDS encoding DUF2188 domain-containing protein, with the protein MNREHHVVPNSQGGWDISLTHSSNKLHFNTKEEAVNKARELSIKEHTELVIHDKQGKIEAKDSHGHDPRNIEG; encoded by the coding sequence ATGAATAGAGAGCATCATGTTGTTCCTAATTCTCAGGGAGGTTGGGATATCAGTTTAACCCATAGTTCAAACAAGCTACACTTTAATACTAAAGAAGAGGCTGTGAATAAAGCTCGAGAGCTGAGTATTAAAGAACACACTGAGCTTGTGATTCATGATAAACAGGGAAAGATAGAAGCCAAGGATAGCCACGGTCACGATCCAAGAAATATTGAAGGATAA
- a CDS encoding low affinity iron permease family protein, producing MKNLRLWFQKFSSFISEISGTFGAFITAILLIMIWIITGPIFKFSDTWQLVINTGTTIITFLMVFLIQHTQNRDNKIINLKLDELIKSHPPADNKTLDLEKLSDEQLKFLEKKYKKICEEILHK from the coding sequence ATGAAGAACTTAAGATTATGGTTTCAAAAATTTTCATCGTTTATCAGCGAAATATCCGGAACTTTCGGAGCTTTTATTACTGCTATTCTGCTTATAATGATTTGGATAATTACGGGTCCTATTTTTAAATTTTCAGATACATGGCAGCTCGTGATCAACACAGGGACAACTATTATTACCTTTTTAATGGTTTTTTTAATTCAGCATACGCAAAATCGTGATAATAAAATTATAAATTTAAAGTTGGATGAGTTAATTAAATCTCATCCCCCAGCCGATAATAAGACCCTTGATTTAGAAAAATTGAGTGATGAACAGCTGAAATTTCTAGAAAAAAAATATAAAAAAATATGTGAAGAAATTTTACATAAATAA